Proteins encoded by one window of Cloeon dipterum chromosome 4, ieCloDipt1.1, whole genome shotgun sequence:
- the LOC135942693 gene encoding serine/arginine repetitive matrix protein 2-like isoform X1: MPKTRRNRSGNRGGNDRAKLRMDDVRGGVSSGAARRENDQRRARRRSANSPRRRELGHVMQNARRDTGGQSAYWTKKLLEAEARVPDRWRHSGFDEMYREELRKSSRSRSSSSSSQTSRSRSPLDRPKSPVNRRPRTPVSKVSKEKTQKARPRSPPSPPSRHSNSRERSRGRPRTPAHRRGGHRRTNRSSSFSSSGSESSCSDEDCSVCSPKHRKQPRNSRTPPSPSPPPMPAKKTIKRVVSNKKTGRKTPPEPTGGRKKQRVGRPKSPPHPRTPVESTSGSSSSSSDSEDSSGEINEAPKMTLSERFGKMAQWSVDRREYDSVSMKITKDSAAPGVKVVIADDAVELDFPLSRHERPVVRRESPERDYAFHYERRRCFFERTYTEERPPGPDAPVNWSDPLIRYSYYRRKGLLWDTDVSFDEYFKWETWWQRYQEWLEVERACYGEDAALDNARRERERDWESYRFSNLGRSPLERENLPLPRNEPWSAKKSGLGKNVINKGAEGFVTRKFLRT, translated from the exons ATGCCTAAAACTCGAAGAAATCGATCTGGAAATAGAGGCGGCAATGACAGAGCCAAGCTGAGGATGGATGACGTCCGTGGGGGCGTCAGCAGCGGAGCTGCTAGAAGGGAAAATGATCAACGAAGAGCCAGGCGACGCT caGCCAACTCTCCGAGGAGACGTGAGCTTGGGCATGTTATGCAAAACGCCAGAAGAGATACTGGTGGTCAGAGCGCATATTGGACAAAAAAACTTCTTGAAGCTGAAGCTAGGGTACCAGACag atggAGGCACAGTGGATTTGATGAAATGTATCGAGAAGAACTGCGCAAGTCCAGTCGCTCTAGAAGCTCAAGTTCCAGCAGCCAAACCTCCAGAAGTCGGTCCCCTTTAGACAGACCTAAGTCTCCTGTAAACCGACGACCTAGAACTCCGGTTTCAAAGGTCTCCAAGGAGAAAACCCAAAAAGCAAGGCCTag ATCCCCACCGTCTCCACCAAGCAGACACAGTAACTCCAGGGAACGCTCTCGGGGCAGGCCTAGGACTCCAGCACATCGAAGGGGAGGGCACCGCAGAACAAACCGTTCTTCCTCCTTCTCTTCATCAGGAAGCGAAAGTTCTTGCTCAGATGAAGACTGTTCTGTCTGCTCCCCTAAACATCGAAAACAGCCACGAAACTCTCGCACTCCGCCGTCTCCCTCGCCACCTCCAATGCCGGCAAAGAAAACGATTAAAAGAGTTGTCAGTAATAAGAAAACAGGAAGGAAGACTCCTCCAGAGCCAACTGGCGGACGTAAAAAGCAGAGAGTTGGAAGACCCAAGTCTCCACCTCACCCAAGAACGCCAGTCGAGTCTACCTCAGGCTCTTCGTCAAGCTCATCTGATTCTGAAGATTCATCCGGCGAGATCAATGAAGCACCCAAAATGACTCTCTCGGAAAGATTTGGCAAAATGGCTCAGTGGTCTGTTGACCGTCGAGAGTATGACTCTGTTTCGATGAAAATAACCAAGGACTCGGCAGCTCCAGGTGTAAAAGTGGTCATCGCAGATGATGCTGTGGAGCTTGACTTTCCTCTATCAAGGCATGAGCGACCAGTGGTGAGGAGGGAATCACCAGAAAGAGATTACGCATTTCATTATGAGCGCCGTCGCTGCTTCTTCGAAAGAACATACACAGAGGAGAGACCACCTGGTCCAGATGCTCCTGTGAACTGGTCTGACCCATTGATTAGGTACAGCTATTATCGCAGAAAGGGATTGCTGTGGGACACAGATGTATCCTTCGACGAATATTTCAAATGGGAAACGTGGTGGCAAAGGTATCAAGAGTGGCTGGAAGTGGAGCGAGCTTGCTACGGAGAGGATGCTGCGCTGGATAATGCCAGGAGAGAGAGGGAGCGAGACTGGGAGAGCTACCGCTTCTCTAATCTTGGGAGATCACCCTTGGAAAGGGAGAATCTACCATTGCCAAGAAATGAACCTTGGTCAGCGAAGAAGAGTGGTCTGGGGAAGAATGTAATCAACAAGGGCGCAGAGGGATTTGTTACTAGAAAATTCTTGAGAACTTAG
- the LOC135942693 gene encoding serine/arginine repetitive matrix protein 1-like isoform X2, giving the protein MPKTRRNRSGNRGGNDRAKLRMDDVRGGVSSGAARRENDQRRARRRSNSPRRRELGHVMQNARRDTGGQSAYWTKKLLEAEARVPDRWRHSGFDEMYREELRKSSRSRSSSSSSQTSRSRSPLDRPKSPVNRRPRTPVSKVSKEKTQKARPRSPPSPPSRHSNSRERSRGRPRTPAHRRGGHRRTNRSSSFSSSGSESSCSDEDCSVCSPKHRKQPRNSRTPPSPSPPPMPAKKTIKRVVSNKKTGRKTPPEPTGGRKKQRVGRPKSPPHPRTPVESTSGSSSSSSDSEDSSGEINEAPKMTLSERFGKMAQWSVDRREYDSVSMKITKDSAAPGVKVVIADDAVELDFPLSRHERPVVRRESPERDYAFHYERRRCFFERTYTEERPPGPDAPVNWSDPLIRYSYYRRKGLLWDTDVSFDEYFKWETWWQRYQEWLEVERACYGEDAALDNARRERERDWESYRFSNLGRSPLERENLPLPRNEPWSAKKSGLGKNVINKGAEGFVTRKFLRT; this is encoded by the exons ATGCCTAAAACTCGAAGAAATCGATCTGGAAATAGAGGCGGCAATGACAGAGCCAAGCTGAGGATGGATGACGTCCGTGGGGGCGTCAGCAGCGGAGCTGCTAGAAGGGAAAATGATCAACGAAGAGCCAGGCGACGCT CCAACTCTCCGAGGAGACGTGAGCTTGGGCATGTTATGCAAAACGCCAGAAGAGATACTGGTGGTCAGAGCGCATATTGGACAAAAAAACTTCTTGAAGCTGAAGCTAGGGTACCAGACag atggAGGCACAGTGGATTTGATGAAATGTATCGAGAAGAACTGCGCAAGTCCAGTCGCTCTAGAAGCTCAAGTTCCAGCAGCCAAACCTCCAGAAGTCGGTCCCCTTTAGACAGACCTAAGTCTCCTGTAAACCGACGACCTAGAACTCCGGTTTCAAAGGTCTCCAAGGAGAAAACCCAAAAAGCAAGGCCTag ATCCCCACCGTCTCCACCAAGCAGACACAGTAACTCCAGGGAACGCTCTCGGGGCAGGCCTAGGACTCCAGCACATCGAAGGGGAGGGCACCGCAGAACAAACCGTTCTTCCTCCTTCTCTTCATCAGGAAGCGAAAGTTCTTGCTCAGATGAAGACTGTTCTGTCTGCTCCCCTAAACATCGAAAACAGCCACGAAACTCTCGCACTCCGCCGTCTCCCTCGCCACCTCCAATGCCGGCAAAGAAAACGATTAAAAGAGTTGTCAGTAATAAGAAAACAGGAAGGAAGACTCCTCCAGAGCCAACTGGCGGACGTAAAAAGCAGAGAGTTGGAAGACCCAAGTCTCCACCTCACCCAAGAACGCCAGTCGAGTCTACCTCAGGCTCTTCGTCAAGCTCATCTGATTCTGAAGATTCATCCGGCGAGATCAATGAAGCACCCAAAATGACTCTCTCGGAAAGATTTGGCAAAATGGCTCAGTGGTCTGTTGACCGTCGAGAGTATGACTCTGTTTCGATGAAAATAACCAAGGACTCGGCAGCTCCAGGTGTAAAAGTGGTCATCGCAGATGATGCTGTGGAGCTTGACTTTCCTCTATCAAGGCATGAGCGACCAGTGGTGAGGAGGGAATCACCAGAAAGAGATTACGCATTTCATTATGAGCGCCGTCGCTGCTTCTTCGAAAGAACATACACAGAGGAGAGACCACCTGGTCCAGATGCTCCTGTGAACTGGTCTGACCCATTGATTAGGTACAGCTATTATCGCAGAAAGGGATTGCTGTGGGACACAGATGTATCCTTCGACGAATATTTCAAATGGGAAACGTGGTGGCAAAGGTATCAAGAGTGGCTGGAAGTGGAGCGAGCTTGCTACGGAGAGGATGCTGCGCTGGATAATGCCAGGAGAGAGAGGGAGCGAGACTGGGAGAGCTACCGCTTCTCTAATCTTGGGAGATCACCCTTGGAAAGGGAGAATCTACCATTGCCAAGAAATGAACCTTGGTCAGCGAAGAAGAGTGGTCTGGGGAAGAATGTAATCAACAAGGGCGCAGAGGGATTTGTTACTAGAAAATTCTTGAGAACTTAG
- the Rbbp5 gene encoding retinoblastoma-binding protein 5 homolog, whose product MNLELLESFGQNYPEEFDGALDCISLAVTCAFNKRGTLLAVGCNDGRLVIWDFLTRGIAKIISAHVHPVCSMSWSRDGKKLLSASTDNNICIWDVLSGECEKKFKFPSPILKVQFNPRSDESFLVCPMRHPAVLVSIDGTHKIVPLDDESDLNIVASFDRRGDYIFTGNTKGRVVVLTCPELKVKASFKVTQGTSSATAVKSIEFARRGDCFLVNTADRVIRVYDSKEVLTCGDDGEPEPIQKLQDLVNKTMWKKCCFSGDGEYICAGSARQHALYMWDKNIGNLVKILHGTKGELLLDVVWHPVRPIVASISSGVVSIWAQNQVENWSAFAPDFKELDENVEYEERESEFDITDEDKEVESQIEKFDDDCEIDVTTVEPIAAFCSSDDDEVDDESTLQFLPIAPEVEDPEEGWGAPGSIPVPPQSSEHGKRPVDSESKENTQPKKPKYNSFDIKLENAPTEEVHPFLANKVKDKQAPGLTSSANKNKAGRPKIASKSSLDEKKRYD is encoded by the exons ATGAATTTGGAACTTTTAg aGTCATTTGGTCAAAACTATCCAGAG GAATTTGATGGAGCCCTTGACTGTATATCCCTAGCAGTAACTTGTGCCTTTAATAAGCGCGGAACCTTACTTGCTGTTGGTTGCAATGACGGCAGACTTGTCATTTGGGATTTTCTAACTCGCGGCATCGCTAAAATAATCAGTGCCCACGTCCATCCTGTATGTTCAATGAG TTGGTCCagagatggaaaaaaattgctaagcGCAAGCACTGACAACAATATTTGTATTTGGGATGTCTTGAGTGGAGAATGCGAGAAAAAGTTCAAATTCCCATCGCCCATAttaaag GTCCAATTCAATCCTCGATCAGATGAGTCTTTCCTTGTTTGTCCTATGAGACATCCAGCGGTTCTTGTCAGCATAGATGGGACACACAAGATCGTTCCATTGGATGATGAG TCCGACTTGAACATAGTGGCCTCCTTTGACCGGCGGGGAGATTACATTTTCACTGGAAATACAAAAGGAAGGGTAGTGGTTCTTACTTGCCCAGAATTGAAGGTCAAAGCTTCCTTTAAAGTCACGCAAGGCACATCAAGTGCTACAGCTGTGAAGAGTATTGAGTTTGCACGCAGAGGAGA TTGCTTCCTGGTCAATACTGCCGACCGCGTCATCAGGGTGTATGACAGTAAAGAGGTATTAACCTGTGGAGATGACGGTGAGCCTGAGCCTATCCAAAAACTCCAAGATCTTGTCaataa gaCCATGTggaaaaaatgctgcttttcTGGTGATGGTGAATACATTTGCGCTGGTTCAGCAAGACAACACGCACTCTATATGTGGGACAAAAACATAGGCAATCtggttaaaatattgcatGGGACAAAAGGAGAGTTACTTCTTGATGTTGTG TGGCATCCAGTGCGGCCGATAGTGGCTAGCATTTCAAGCGGCGTCGTTTCCATATGGGCCCAGAACCAAGTTGAAAATTGGTCTGCATTTGCACCAGATTTTAAAGAACTTGATGAGAATGTTGAGTATGAGGAACGGGAATCTGAGTTTGATATCACAGATGAAGACAAAGAAGTTGAGTCGCAAATCGAGAAGTTTGATGACGACTGCGAGATTGATGTCACCACTGTGGAACCAATCGCCGCATTCTGCAGctctgatgatgatgaagtgGATGATGAGTCAACGCTTCAATTCTTGCCCATCGCCCCAGAGGTGGAAGACCCTGAGGAAGGCTGGGGAGCTCCTGGATCCATTCCTGTGCCACCACAGTCAAGCGAGCATG GGAAGAGACCAGTCGATTCGGAGAGCAAAGAAAACACACAGCCAAAGAAGCCCAAGTACAACTCATTTGATATAAAGCTGGAAAATGCTCCCACTGAAG AAGTTCACccattcctggcaaacaaGGTGAAGGACAAGCAAGCACCAGGCTTGACGTCaagtgcaaacaaaaataaggcTGGGCGTCCCAAGATTGCATCAAAGTCGTCACTGGATGAAAAGAAGAGGTATGACTAA
- the LOC135941965 gene encoding vanin-like protein 1 isoform X3 produces the protein MIDVLGNSFTMIGAAVGAVLLCLIQVYQVHSYVAAVVEFSPTGVDGPVVPPLTVANNLYRYEEFVLEAKKSFADIIVFPEYGLTTTFPSNNRTMALEFGQVVPQKSDNGNPCADDNQSIEYETVRRLSCMARDNRIYLVANLIERDDKQGAGTMLYNTNVAFDSNGTVVSRYRKHNLFGEFALNTTTESDISIFEAFGARFGMVTCFDLMFQHPAVTLVRKYGITDLIFPTAWIHELPFLTGPQAQASFAYGNRVNILASEYNVPEEGHSGSAIILGRNPNGEYIATITQEITNMLLVATVPTDTNGPNNNEQENGIIKGSLGQGKSKGLRMNKNLLLTEDKLEDYTAVPLPKNTLDSSIEACNNNFCCLLTFSIKKMDIFNFHYQLLIFDGVRTHMEGRYETEMQVCALVACSDDTKAGCSKPPSDSSYSSVTEFNKISIQATFKSNVTLPNTLNSQTLLPFQLSDYSFNVNQQNFFTVIERAEPIKNIHTFGIYSHDYLL, from the exons AT GATTGACGTACTCGGCAACAGCTTTACCATGATTGGAGCTGCCGTCGGTGCTGTGCTGCTCTGCTTAATTCAAGTGTACCAG GTGCACTCCTATGTCGCTGCTGTGGTGGAATTTTCCCCAACGGGAGTCGACGGACCTGTAGTCCCACCATTAACCGTtgctaataatttatatagatACGAGGAATTCGTTCTGGAGGCAAAGAAATCG TTTGCTGATATTATCGTGTTTCCTGAGTATGGATTGACAACCACATTTCCTTCAAACAATCGCACAATGGCGTTGGAATTCGGACAAGTTGTTCCTCAGAAAAGTGACAACGGCAATCCCTGCGCGGACGACAACCAGAGTATTGAATACGAG ACCGTCCGCCGATTGTCTTGCATGGCCAGAGATAATAGAATTTACCTTGTGGCTAATTTGATTGAGAGGGATGATAAGCAGGGAGCAGGTACGATGCTGTACAACACTAACGTGGCGTTTGATAGCAACGGCACCGTCGTCTCAAG GTATAGGAAGCATAATTTGTTTGGCGAGTTCGCCCTGAACACCACCACGGAATCcgacatttcaatttttgaagctTTTGGTGCACGCTTCGGCATGGTCACGTGTTTTGACCTCATGTTCCAACACCCAGCCGTCACCCTGGTTCGAAAGTATGGCATCACTGACCTTATTTTTCCAACGGCATGGATCCACGAATTACCTTTCTTAACAG GTCCTCAAGCTCAAGCATCTTTCGCTTATGGGAACCGCGTCAACATATTGGCATCTGAATACAATGTGCCTGAGGAAGGCCACAGTGGAAGTGCAATTATTCTTGGAAGGAACCCAAATGGAGAGTACATTGCTACAATCACGCAAGAAATAACAAACATGTTACTTGTGGCAACGGTTCCAACTGATACAAATGGCCCAAACAATAATGAACAGGAAAATGGAATCATAAAAGGGAGTCTTGGACAAGGAAAGTCCAAAGGGTTGCGAATGAACAAAAACTTGCTCCTCACTGAGGACAAGTTAGAAGACTATACGGCTGTGCCACTGCCGAAAAACACGTTGGACAGCTCTATAGAAGCTTGcaacaacaatttttgctgccttttgaccttttcaattaaaaaaatggatataTTTAACTTTCACTATCaactattgatttttgatGGGGTGAGAACGCATATGGAAGGACGGTACGAGACTGAGATGCAAGTTTGCGCTCTTGTAGCATGCTCTGATGACACTAAAGCTGGTTGCTCCAAACCACCATCAGACAGTTCATATTCATCAGTAACcgaatttaacaaaatcagTATTCAAGCCACATTCAAATCAAATGTAACCTTGCCCAACACTTTGAATTCACAGACGTTGCTTCCCTTTCAGTTGTCTGATTATAGTTTCAATGtcaatcagcaaaatttttttactgtgatAGAAAGAGCAGaaccgataaaaaatattcacacaTTTGGAATTTACTCGCATGACTATTTGCTGTGA
- the LOC135941965 gene encoding vanin-like protein 1 isoform X2: protein MIGAAVGAVLLCLIQVYQVHSYVAAVVEFSPTGVDGPVVPPLTVANNLYRYEEFVLEAKKSFADIIVFPEYGLTTTFPSNNRTMALEFGQVVPQKSDNGNPCADDNQSIEYETVRRLSCMARDNRIYLVANLIERDDKQGAGTMLYNTNVAFDSNGTVVSRYRKHNLFGEFALNTTTESDISIFEAFGARFGMVTCFDLMFQHPAVTLVRKYGITDLIFPTAWIHELPFLTGVQTQVMWAHAANVNFLAAGYNHLSAGSGGSGIYQGKLGRVKDATPWETSSFTLIGPLPANGPKRLNEKLIQRLQRREIRTSFQKNRPSAGFSERRAPFYYHEDLTNYSSIPIEMRREIMNYSLCNNNLCCDLEVSGTLTDQTVFRFFVYDGVREFGNGYYKGHKIQTCALVRCKSSDNPVQNCGLLLEDTALNVNLNHVRISGNFNVETLAGPNIVDGYFNILSGNQYIFKRELAVGNVSKVDFQLAEKIDRNILTFGVWGAVFPFIDDGTTDYLRPASWILPTAIAVSAVFIVGCLLLTVLCFTPNKYK, encoded by the exons ATGATTGGAGCTGCCGTCGGTGCTGTGCTGCTCTGCTTAATTCAAGTGTACCAG GTGCACTCCTATGTCGCTGCTGTGGTGGAATTTTCCCCAACGGGAGTCGACGGACCTGTAGTCCCACCATTAACCGTtgctaataatttatatagatACGAGGAATTCGTTCTGGAGGCAAAGAAATCG TTTGCTGATATTATCGTGTTTCCTGAGTATGGATTGACAACCACATTTCCTTCAAACAATCGCACAATGGCGTTGGAATTCGGACAAGTTGTTCCTCAGAAAAGTGACAACGGCAATCCCTGCGCGGACGACAACCAGAGTATTGAATACGAG ACCGTCCGCCGATTGTCTTGCATGGCCAGAGATAATAGAATTTACCTTGTGGCTAATTTGATTGAGAGGGATGATAAGCAGGGAGCAGGTACGATGCTGTACAACACTAACGTGGCGTTTGATAGCAACGGCACCGTCGTCTCAAG GTATAGGAAGCATAATTTGTTTGGCGAGTTCGCCCTGAACACCACCACGGAATCcgacatttcaatttttgaagctTTTGGTGCACGCTTCGGCATGGTCACGTGTTTTGACCTCATGTTCCAACACCCAGCCGTCACCCTGGTTCGAAAGTATGGCATCACTGACCTTATTTTTCCAACGGCATGGATCCACGAATTACCTTTCTTAACAG GTGTTCAAACGCAGGTGATGTGGGCGCACGCGGCCAACGTGAACTTTTTAGCAGCAGGCTACAACCACCTAAGTGCGGGCAGCGGGGGCAGTGGCATTTACCAAGGGAAATTGGGAAGAGTCAAAGACGCCACCCCCTGGGAGACTAGCAGCTTCACTTTAATTGGCCCCTTACCCGCAAACGGACCTAAAAGACTCAACGAAAAGCTGATCCAGCGTCTGCAACGCCGAGAGATTAGAACGTCCTTCCAAAAAAATCGACCATCTGCTGGATTTTCAGAAAGACGGGCTCCTTTTTATTATCACGAAGATCTGACGAATTATTCGTCAATTCCGATCGAGATGAGAAGAGAGATCATGAATTATTCACTGTGCAACAACAATCTGTGCTGCGACCTGGAAGTCTCCGGCACCTTGACTGATCAGACAGTGTTTCGTTTTTTTGTGTATGATGGTGTGCGCGAGTTTGGCAATGGATATTACAAAGGTCACAAAATACAGACCTGTGCCTTGGTGCGATGCAAATCCTCAGACAATCCAGTTCAAAACTGTGGACTTTTATTAGAAGATACCGCGCTCAATGTTAATCTAAATCATGTACGAATTAGTGGCAATTTTAACGTTGAAACTCTTGCCGGACCGAATATTGTGGATGGTTATTTCAATATTCTCTCTGGTAaccaatatattttcaaaagagaaCTCGCAGTGGGCAACGTGAGCAAGGTAGACTTTCAGTTAGCAGAAAAGATCGACCGGAATATCTTGACCTTTGGTGTTTGGGGTGCTGTGTTTCCATTCATTGATGACGGAACAACTGATTATCTTCGTCCTGCCAGTTGGATTCTGCCAACGGCGATCGCTGTAAGCGCTGTTTTTATTGTTGGTTGCCTACTTTTAACTGTGCTATGTTTCACGccaaacaaatataaatga
- the LOC135941965 gene encoding vanin-like protein 2 isoform X1, producing the protein MIDVLGNSFTMIGAAVGAVLLCLIQVYQVHSYVAAVVEFSPTGVDGPVVPPLTVANNLYRYEEFVLEAKKSFADIIVFPEYGLTTTFPSNNRTMALEFGQVVPQKSDNGNPCADDNQSIEYETVRRLSCMARDNRIYLVANLIERDDKQGAGTMLYNTNVAFDSNGTVVSRYRKHNLFGEFALNTTTESDISIFEAFGARFGMVTCFDLMFQHPAVTLVRKYGITDLIFPTAWIHELPFLTGVQTQVMWAHAANVNFLAAGYNHLSAGSGGSGIYQGKLGRVKDATPWETSSFTLIGPLPANGPKRLNEKLIQRLQRREIRTSFQKNRPSAGFSERRAPFYYHEDLTNYSSIPIEMRREIMNYSLCNNNLCCDLEVSGTLTDQTVFRFFVYDGVREFGNGYYKGHKIQTCALVRCKSSDNPVQNCGLLLEDTALNVNLNHVRISGNFNVETLAGPNIVDGYFNILSGNQYIFKRELAVGNVSKVDFQLAEKIDRNILTFGVWGAVFPFIDDGTTDYLRPASWILPTAIAVSAVFIVGCLLLTVLCFTPNKYK; encoded by the exons AT GATTGACGTACTCGGCAACAGCTTTACCATGATTGGAGCTGCCGTCGGTGCTGTGCTGCTCTGCTTAATTCAAGTGTACCAG GTGCACTCCTATGTCGCTGCTGTGGTGGAATTTTCCCCAACGGGAGTCGACGGACCTGTAGTCCCACCATTAACCGTtgctaataatttatatagatACGAGGAATTCGTTCTGGAGGCAAAGAAATCG TTTGCTGATATTATCGTGTTTCCTGAGTATGGATTGACAACCACATTTCCTTCAAACAATCGCACAATGGCGTTGGAATTCGGACAAGTTGTTCCTCAGAAAAGTGACAACGGCAATCCCTGCGCGGACGACAACCAGAGTATTGAATACGAG ACCGTCCGCCGATTGTCTTGCATGGCCAGAGATAATAGAATTTACCTTGTGGCTAATTTGATTGAGAGGGATGATAAGCAGGGAGCAGGTACGATGCTGTACAACACTAACGTGGCGTTTGATAGCAACGGCACCGTCGTCTCAAG GTATAGGAAGCATAATTTGTTTGGCGAGTTCGCCCTGAACACCACCACGGAATCcgacatttcaatttttgaagctTTTGGTGCACGCTTCGGCATGGTCACGTGTTTTGACCTCATGTTCCAACACCCAGCCGTCACCCTGGTTCGAAAGTATGGCATCACTGACCTTATTTTTCCAACGGCATGGATCCACGAATTACCTTTCTTAACAG GTGTTCAAACGCAGGTGATGTGGGCGCACGCGGCCAACGTGAACTTTTTAGCAGCAGGCTACAACCACCTAAGTGCGGGCAGCGGGGGCAGTGGCATTTACCAAGGGAAATTGGGAAGAGTCAAAGACGCCACCCCCTGGGAGACTAGCAGCTTCACTTTAATTGGCCCCTTACCCGCAAACGGACCTAAAAGACTCAACGAAAAGCTGATCCAGCGTCTGCAACGCCGAGAGATTAGAACGTCCTTCCAAAAAAATCGACCATCTGCTGGATTTTCAGAAAGACGGGCTCCTTTTTATTATCACGAAGATCTGACGAATTATTCGTCAATTCCGATCGAGATGAGAAGAGAGATCATGAATTATTCACTGTGCAACAACAATCTGTGCTGCGACCTGGAAGTCTCCGGCACCTTGACTGATCAGACAGTGTTTCGTTTTTTTGTGTATGATGGTGTGCGCGAGTTTGGCAATGGATATTACAAAGGTCACAAAATACAGACCTGTGCCTTGGTGCGATGCAAATCCTCAGACAATCCAGTTCAAAACTGTGGACTTTTATTAGAAGATACCGCGCTCAATGTTAATCTAAATCATGTACGAATTAGTGGCAATTTTAACGTTGAAACTCTTGCCGGACCGAATATTGTGGATGGTTATTTCAATATTCTCTCTGGTAaccaatatattttcaaaagagaaCTCGCAGTGGGCAACGTGAGCAAGGTAGACTTTCAGTTAGCAGAAAAGATCGACCGGAATATCTTGACCTTTGGTGTTTGGGGTGCTGTGTTTCCATTCATTGATGACGGAACAACTGATTATCTTCGTCCTGCCAGTTGGATTCTGCCAACGGCGATCGCTGTAAGCGCTGTTTTTATTGTTGGTTGCCTACTTTTAACTGTGCTATGTTTCACGccaaacaaatataaatga